A section of the Anabaena cylindrica PCC 7122 genome encodes:
- a CDS encoding sigma-70 family RNA polymerase sigma factor gives MSQSITVSWSAVDATYSEASVQVDKLSNHDLILRCQAGLRPERAAFAELLRRYQTQVDRVLYHLAPDWSDRADLAQEVWIRVYRNINRLQEPAKFRGWLSRIATNLFYDELRKRKRFVSPLSLDAPRSVEDGEMDWEIAGDTPGPEEELTTREFYEQLREAIADLPEVFRTTIVLREIEGMAYEEIAEITGVSLGTVKSRIARARSRLQTQLQIYLDN, from the coding sequence ATGAGTCAATCGATTACTGTATCCTGGTCAGCTGTTGATGCAACTTATTCGGAAGCATCGGTGCAAGTTGACAAACTCTCAAATCACGATCTCATTTTGCGCTGTCAAGCAGGATTGCGTCCAGAGCGCGCTGCCTTTGCAGAACTGTTACGACGCTATCAGACTCAGGTCGATAGGGTGTTATACCATCTAGCTCCTGATTGGTCTGACAGAGCCGATTTAGCCCAAGAAGTTTGGATTCGTGTGTATCGGAATATCAACCGATTACAAGAACCTGCTAAATTTCGAGGCTGGTTAAGCCGGATTGCTACCAACTTGTTTTATGACGAGTTGCGTAAACGTAAGCGATTTGTTAGTCCCCTATCACTAGATGCTCCCCGCTCGGTAGAAGATGGTGAGATGGACTGGGAAATTGCTGGCGATACACCCGGCCCTGAGGAAGAACTGACAACTAGAGAATTTTACGAACAACTGCGAGAAGCGATCGCTGATTTACCAGAGGTGTTCCGTACTACTATTGTCTTAAGAGAAATTGAAGGGATGGCATATGAAGAAATTGCCGAAATCACCGGGGTTTCCTTAGGAACTGTCAAGTCGAGAATAGCTAGAGCTAGATCCAGATTGCAAACCCAGTTGCAAATTTATCTAGATAACTAA
- a CDS encoding late competence development ComFB family protein: MSIEKIVEQALLDGYLTPAMEAEVGRICDNASDLSIEEYMALDRLMGSLLTGEVVAVPRKQFINVMEELVLTEVIAKVAEIEASCESSLDVGDITAYALNRLPPLYATTEEGAKYQRKRAKTELYEFISQQVGEAIDRYLDQPNFFPERQALSKSTGNEVLHQVSTLLQVYAPNFEQK, translated from the coding sequence ATGAGTATTGAAAAAATTGTAGAACAAGCTCTCCTGGATGGTTATCTAACACCAGCAATGGAAGCCGAAGTCGGACGAATTTGTGACAACGCCTCGGATCTTTCAATTGAAGAGTACATGGCGCTTGATCGACTTATGGGGTCATTGTTGACTGGTGAAGTAGTAGCAGTACCGCGCAAACAATTTATTAACGTCATGGAAGAATTGGTACTGACTGAGGTGATCGCTAAAGTAGCAGAAATTGAAGCCAGTTGTGAAAGTTCTCTGGATGTGGGGGATATCACAGCTTATGCCCTCAACCGTCTGCCACCCTTATATGCGACGACAGAGGAAGGTGCAAAGTACCAACGTAAACGTGCCAAGACAGAACTTTATGAATTTATTTCTCAGCAAGTAGGGGAAGCAATAGATCGTTACTTAGACCAACCGAATTTCTTCCCAGAACGTCAAGCCCTGAGCAAAAGCACCGGAAACGAAGTTTTACATCAAGTCAGTACCTTACTCCAAGTTTACGCGCCTAATTTTGAACAAAAATAA
- a CDS encoding TRAP transporter large permease, with protein sequence MGFEWLAILMFIGFFFILMSGFPVAFSFAGTAIIFGLIGTAVGAFNPSRLLLLPNSWFGTMSNFTLLAIPFFVFLGAVLEKSGLAEELLETIGIILSRVRGGLALAVVLVGTVLAATTGVVAATVIVMGMLSLPVMLRYGYDKQLAAGVIVASGTLAQLIPPSLVLVILSDQIGVSVGDLFLGALIPGLMLSGSYILYILGLAFFQPEKVPPIPADVVIPKGSQLIKQVFKAVVPPIILIFAVLGSIFFGVATPTEAGAVGAVGASVLAAFNKRLTPQLIRDAAHSTAVITSLVVMILFCSSMFSLVFDALGGKTLITNLLTGLPGGYWAFLIVSNLAIFALGVFLEFIEICFIAMPLFVPAAQALNIDMVWFGVVMAINLQTAFISPPVGFSLFYLQSVAPKEVSTFDIHKSAIPFMILQFIVLLIVIIFPQTVRWLIDISATTGT encoded by the coding sequence GTAGGGGCTTTTAATCCCAGTCGGCTGCTACTATTACCTAATAGTTGGTTTGGTACAATGTCGAATTTTACTCTATTAGCTATTCCCTTTTTTGTTTTTCTAGGTGCAGTTTTAGAAAAGTCAGGATTAGCTGAGGAGTTATTAGAAACTATTGGCATTATTTTAAGTCGTGTTCGGGGAGGGTTAGCTTTAGCAGTTGTCTTAGTGGGAACTGTTTTAGCTGCTACAACCGGAGTCGTCGCCGCCACAGTAATTGTCATGGGGATGTTATCATTACCTGTAATGTTACGCTATGGCTATGATAAACAATTAGCTGCGGGGGTAATAGTTGCTTCCGGTACTTTAGCCCAGTTAATTCCTCCTAGTTTAGTATTAGTAATTCTTAGCGATCAAATTGGTGTTTCTGTAGGGGATTTATTTTTAGGGGCATTAATTCCCGGATTAATGTTATCTGGTTCTTATATTCTCTATATCTTAGGACTAGCCTTTTTTCAACCAGAGAAAGTTCCACCTATTCCTGCTGATGTGGTAATTCCCAAAGGTAGTCAATTAATTAAACAAGTTTTTAAAGCCGTTGTTCCCCCGATTATTTTAATTTTTGCAGTATTAGGCAGTATTTTCTTTGGTGTTGCCACTCCCACAGAAGCAGGGGCTGTCGGTGCGGTTGGGGCTTCTGTTCTTGCAGCTTTTAATAAACGTCTCACACCACAATTAATTCGTGATGCTGCTCATTCTACCGCAGTGATTACATCTTTAGTGGTGATGATTTTGTTTTGTTCTTCTATGTTTAGTTTGGTGTTTGATGCTTTAGGTGGCAAAACTCTTATTACTAATTTATTAACGGGTTTGCCAGGAGGATATTGGGCATTTTTAATTGTTAGCAATTTAGCAATTTTTGCTCTTGGAGTTTTCCTTGAATTTATTGAAATTTGCTTTATTGCTATGCCTTTATTTGTGCCAGCAGCCCAGGCTTTAAATATTGATATGGTTTGGTTTGGGGTGGTAATGGCGATTAATTTACAAACGGCGTTTATTTCTCCACCTGTGGGCTTTTCTTTGTTTTATTTACAAAGTGTTGCCCCTAAAGAAGTGAGTACCTTTGATATTCATAAAAGTGCTATTCCTTTTATGATTTTACAGTTTATTGTGTTATTAATTGTGATTATTTTCCCGCAAACAGTGCGCTGGTTAATTGATATTTCGGCAACTACGGGAACTTGA
- a CDS encoding anti-sigma factor family protein, with protein sequence MNTDSQFYDRSHSQLPSDVSDGMANHTNESTGAMDIQKRDSLRHSEADRFELLSAYLDGEVTAVERRQVEEWLANDNSVKCLYQRLLKLRQGLKTIPLPEEQNSAEETFKQVWKRLRCRSQLIWMVGSAAAAACVVGTISGLIPGSGSKMQLAQQQIQPIAATTQPAVSTSPLMVALNNPVIEIPKTAIASPKKPSNQSETPVKDTELDIN encoded by the coding sequence ATGAATACTGATTCTCAATTTTACGACCGTTCCCACTCACAACTTCCTTCGGATGTCTCAGATGGAATGGCTAATCATACCAATGAATCAACGGGTGCTATGGATATACAGAAGCGAGATAGCCTACGACACAGCGAAGCTGACCGCTTCGAGTTATTGAGTGCTTACCTTGATGGCGAAGTCACAGCAGTTGAACGTAGGCAAGTAGAAGAATGGCTGGCAAATGATAACTCAGTCAAATGCTTGTATCAGAGACTATTAAAACTGAGGCAAGGTCTAAAAACCATACCACTGCCAGAAGAGCAAAATTCAGCAGAGGAAACATTCAAGCAAGTCTGGAAACGCTTACGTTGCCGTTCTCAGTTAATTTGGATGGTAGGTAGTGCAGCCGCAGCTGCTTGTGTTGTGGGGACAATATCTGGATTAATTCCAGGTAGTGGCTCAAAAATGCAATTAGCACAACAGCAAATACAACCAATAGCTGCAACCACACAGCCAGCAGTTTCTACTTCACCGCTGATGGTAGCCTTAAACAACCCAGTCATTGAAATTCCCAAAACAGCAATAGCTTCCCCAAAAAAGCCAAGTAATCAGTCCGAGACTCCGGTAAAAGACACAGAGTTAGACATCAACTAA
- a CDS encoding M23 family metallopeptidase: MTTKTHPINPQNWLQSVSIINRANKILMGIIAAVPMALALPVQALEVQIIPNKPRLGDTLSVVIDLESQDKPGIPMVTVGEKTYPAFEISPNKYRSFIPTTPLEKPGVRKVTIAGEGQRQRNLAVYVGDRKFPIQRITLPPGKAGVQATELELNRVAAFKALQTPQKYWNGVFLTPNKGRMTTTYGVRRYYNGKFANDYYHRGLDYAGASGSAVIAPAAGRVALVGTVSAGFRVHGNIVGIDHGQGVTSVFMHLSRINVKEGDLVKAGQLIGGVGSTGASTGPHLHWGLYVNGQSIDPQSWKNKVVD, encoded by the coding sequence ATGACTACCAAAACTCACCCTATCAATCCGCAGAATTGGTTGCAGAGTGTTAGCATCATCAACCGTGCCAATAAAATTTTAATGGGAATAATTGCGGCTGTCCCTATGGCTTTAGCCTTACCAGTACAGGCTTTAGAAGTACAGATCATCCCTAACAAACCACGATTAGGAGATACTTTATCGGTAGTAATTGACTTAGAGAGTCAAGATAAGCCTGGTATTCCTATGGTAACAGTGGGAGAGAAAACATATCCAGCCTTTGAAATTTCTCCAAATAAATACCGTTCTTTCATTCCTACCACTCCACTGGAAAAACCTGGAGTTAGAAAAGTGACAATAGCCGGAGAAGGTCAGCGACAAAGGAACTTAGCCGTGTACGTAGGCGATCGCAAATTCCCCATCCAACGCATTACCTTACCCCCTGGAAAAGCTGGAGTCCAAGCCACAGAACTTGAACTTAACCGTGTTGCCGCTTTCAAAGCCCTGCAAACACCTCAAAAATACTGGAATGGTGTTTTCCTGACACCAAATAAAGGCAGGATGACCACAACTTATGGTGTACGTCGCTACTATAATGGTAAATTTGCAAATGATTACTACCATCGTGGCTTAGACTATGCTGGTGCATCTGGTTCCGCTGTAATTGCCCCAGCTGCTGGACGGGTTGCTTTAGTAGGTACAGTATCCGCAGGTTTCCGAGTTCATGGTAACATAGTTGGCATTGACCACGGTCAAGGAGTAACCAGCGTTTTTATGCACCTAAGTCGCATTAATGTCAAAGAAGGTGATTTAGTAAAAGCTGGACAACTTATTGGTGGTGTAGGTTCAACGGGTGCTTCCACAGGGCCTCACTTACACTGGGGTTTATACGTTAATGGGCAATCCATTGACCCACAATCCTGGAAAAACAAGGTGGTTGACTAG
- a CDS encoding caspase family protein, which translates to MSSISRRHFLYFAGSALATLGLNQLSFLEEAQNYGKVLAQSTPRKLALLVGINQYSSQPLEGCLNDLELQSHLLTHRFGFNPQDIYILPDEKANRQGILEAFEEHLIKQAKPGDVVVYHYSGHGSRVFDPKPIAVDTKNQEGLNGTFVPVDSSLPAGYPHTGGTVKDIMGHTLYLLMSALSTENVTAVLDSCFSGGATRDGRVRSRAGGKNVLVSAEEKTYQEQWLSRLKMSPEAFVKGYRAGVAKGMVLAATNPQQLAREVNINGFRAGIFTYLLTQYLWQQDSTVDSAIASILPQIPQKFNQTPGYEIKPGSNYKSQPLFFVNNPAPTGNAVVTAVADNRVSLWLGGANLAVLDQGTEFKVVNGTGKVTLLNRKGLVGEATGVGVVKTGMVLRQVTD; encoded by the coding sequence ATGTCTTCTATTTCTCGTCGCCATTTCTTATATTTCGCTGGTTCAGCCTTAGCTACTTTAGGATTAAACCAGCTATCATTTCTAGAAGAGGCGCAAAACTACGGCAAAGTCCTTGCTCAAAGTACTCCGCGCAAACTTGCTTTACTTGTTGGTATCAACCAATATTCATCCCAACCTTTAGAAGGGTGTCTTAACGATCTGGAGTTACAAAGCCATCTCCTCACCCATCGCTTTGGTTTTAATCCTCAAGACATTTATATTTTGCCGGACGAAAAAGCGAATCGCCAAGGTATTTTAGAAGCGTTTGAAGAACATTTAATTAAGCAAGCCAAGCCTGGAGATGTGGTTGTTTATCACTATTCGGGACATGGTTCACGCGTTTTTGACCCTAAACCCATTGCGGTAGATACAAAAAATCAAGAGGGTCTTAATGGTACTTTTGTCCCTGTGGATAGTTCTCTACCGGCTGGATATCCTCATACTGGGGGGACAGTCAAAGATATTATGGGACATACTCTATATTTATTGATGTCTGCATTGTCTACAGAAAACGTGACTGCGGTGTTAGATAGTTGTTTTTCTGGAGGTGCAACACGGGACGGACGAGTGAGATCCCGTGCTGGTGGCAAGAATGTGCTAGTTTCTGCTGAGGAAAAAACTTATCAGGAACAGTGGTTATCACGGTTGAAAATGTCGCCAGAGGCATTTGTTAAGGGTTATCGTGCAGGGGTTGCTAAAGGTATGGTTTTAGCCGCTACCAATCCTCAACAATTGGCGCGAGAAGTGAATATTAATGGTTTTCGTGCTGGTATTTTTACTTATTTATTAACCCAATACCTTTGGCAGCAAGATAGTACTGTTGATAGTGCGATCGCTTCTATCTTGCCCCAAATTCCTCAGAAATTCAATCAAACTCCTGGTTATGAAATCAAACCCGGTAGTAATTACAAATCTCAACCGCTGTTTTTTGTCAATAATCCTGCCCCAACTGGTAATGCTGTCGTCACAGCAGTTGCCGATAATCGGGTTAGTCTGTGGTTGGGTGGTGCAAATTTAGCTGTACTTGATCAAGGAACGGAGTTTAAGGTGGTGAATGGCACAGGAAAGGTAACGCTACTCAATCGGAAGGGTTTAGTCGGAGAAGCAACTGGTGTGGGAGTTGTGAAAACAGGAATGGTTTTGCGTCAGGTAACAGATTGA
- a CDS encoding L,D-transpeptidase, whose translation MAMARNESVARMVMFLCFGTAILSLAVHWHIMKTTGQLNQSASTTLRQNSTPRTDSNKNRSEGIGIGEPALAESVAPAKPKAKLGQGNKDVANTAVTPKQTKLVVPRKEENQKTNNSPKGFFFPGVAQAKSVQGLGSSQTQVVVNLSDRRVYVYRYDQVIASYPIAVGKKGWETPTGDFQVMHMEHHPIWRHPITGKVFEPGTDSPLGDRWIGFWSDGRNEIGFHGTPNTDLVGAAVSHGCLRMRNSDVKMLYSQVDIGTPVLVRN comes from the coding sequence ATGGCAATGGCAAGAAATGAATCTGTAGCGCGGATGGTAATGTTCCTGTGTTTTGGTACAGCAATTTTATCTTTGGCTGTCCATTGGCACATTATGAAAACGACAGGACAGTTAAATCAGTCTGCATCCACTACATTAAGGCAAAATTCTACCCCCCGCACCGACTCTAATAAAAATCGTTCTGAAGGCATTGGCATTGGGGAACCTGCTTTAGCTGAATCTGTAGCCCCTGCAAAGCCAAAGGCTAAATTGGGACAAGGAAACAAAGATGTAGCTAATACTGCGGTTACACCAAAACAGACAAAGTTGGTAGTTCCCAGAAAAGAAGAAAATCAGAAGACAAATAATAGTCCCAAAGGTTTTTTCTTTCCGGGTGTGGCTCAAGCCAAATCTGTCCAAGGACTAGGATCTAGTCAGACACAAGTGGTAGTTAATTTAAGCGATCGCCGTGTCTATGTTTATCGCTATGATCAAGTAATAGCTAGTTACCCTATTGCTGTAGGTAAAAAAGGCTGGGAAACGCCCACGGGTGATTTTCAAGTCATGCACATGGAACACCATCCAATTTGGCGGCATCCCATTACTGGCAAAGTATTTGAACCAGGTACTGATAGTCCTTTGGGAGACAGATGGATTGGTTTTTGGTCAGATGGACGCAACGAAATTGGCTTTCATGGCACACCTAACACCGATTTAGTGGGAGCAGCTGTGTCTCATGGTTGCTTAAGAATGCGTAATTCTGATGTCAAAATGTTATATAGCCAGGTAGATATAGGCACGCCAGTATTGGTGCGTAACTGA